The nucleotide window TGGATCGGGTGCGGCATCATCGAGTGGTTCATGATCCGCAGCCGACTGGTCTGCCCTCCGGTCACCGACAGCGGGTTGGTCTCGTCGTAGGTGCGGCCGTTGATCGTCCACACGTACGGCGCCATCGACCCGCCGAGCACGACGTCCTGGCTGCCAGCCGAGTCGGCGGCGGGCAGCGCGGCGCCGGGTGCGGCGGTGAGCGCGCCGACGGTCAGCGGGTAGCTGTCGAGCTCGCGCGGCCGGTACGTGACGGCCGGGACCGTCCCGGAGCCGGCGCGCACGAGAGCTCGGGCGAGCCCGGTCTTGCCGACCGGCTGTGCGACGAGCGGGAACACTCCGTCGGCGAGGGTGAGGGTGGCGTCGTACCGCTCGCCCATCCCGAGCCGGATCACCGACGCGGGCACCGGGTTCACCGGGTAGCCGTCGGTGTGGGTGACCGACATCGTGTGCCCGTCGAGGGCGACGTCGAAGATCGTGTCGGACGCCGCGTTGATGATGCGGAGTCGCACGCGTTGGCCGGGAGTGCCGGTCAGGACGTCGGGGTCCTGGGGCGCGTGCCCGTTGACGAGGTAGAGCGGGTAGTCGACGTCGCCGCCGTCCATCCCACTCATTCCGCCCATGCCCATCCCCATGTGGCCCATGCCGTTGCCGTCGCGTCCGGCCTCGACGAGGTCCGCGAGGAGCTGCTCGGGGGTCTTGCCGACCCCGTCGGTCCAGTCGTCGAGGGTCACGACCCACTCGAGGTCGTAGCGCCCGGGCTCATCGGGGGCGTCGATGATGAACGGCGCGTACAGGCCCCGGTCGAGCTGCATGCCGTGGTGCGGGTGGAACCAGTGCGTGCCGGCGTCGGGGACGACGAAGTCGTACTCGAACATCGCCCCGGCCGCGATCGCCGGGGTCGTCAGGCCGGGGACGCCGTCCATGTCGTTGCGCAGCGCGAGCCCGTGCCAGTGGACGCTGGTCTCCTCCGGCAGCCCGTTGCTGACCTCGACCTGGACCCGGTCGCCGGCGGTCGCGCGCAGCATCGGACCGGGGACGGTGTCGCCGTACGCCCACGTCGTCACCACCCGGCCAGCGAGATCAACCTGGACGGGCTGCGCGGTCAGACGCAGCCGTCGGGTCTGCCCGGTGGTCGGGCGCGCCGACTCCGCCTTGGCGACGAGCCCGGCGAGGGCGGAGGCGTTCGGGGCCGGGGCCCCGGCCCCGGAGCAGGCAGCGAGCGTCGCGACCGCACCGGCACCCGCGGCGCCGAGCAGCAGCGCGCGTCGGGTGAGCGTGGGCACAGCGACTCCAACCGTCGGGGGCGCCACGATGCGCGGCGCTATGAACAAGGTTCACCGGCAGCGGTCGAGGACCCGTTCAGGACCGATGAAGGAACAATGAAGATCGGGGCATTCACCGTTCCTTGACCCCCGTGCGCTGCGTTCCTCCATCTGCGGGACCGACACTCGTCGTGACTCGCACGGAAGGAGCACGGACATGATGAACTGGAGCACCGGCTGGAACGGTGGCGGCTGGGCCGCGATGAGCCTGATGACGCTGTTCTGGGCCGCGCTGATCGGCCTCGCCATCTGGGCCGCAGTTCGCCTGATGGCGCCCCGCGGCAGTGGGACGCACCCGGTCGCGACACCCCGGGCCACGCTCGATGCGCGACTGGCGTCGGGCGCGATCGACGCGGAGGAGTACGCGCGGCTGCGCCGGCTGCTCGAGGGCAGCGCCCCGGGCACCGTCGTCGGCGACACCCCAACGCGTTCGTGACCGCAGGTAGCGTGGCGGGGCGCACCGCCCGAGGAGGACCCCCATGGGGGAGCAGCTGACCGTCCTGGTCGTCGACGACGAGGTCGCGCTGGCGACCGTCGTCGCCGGCTACCTCGAGCATGAAGGGTTCACCGCGCTGCAGGCCCACGACGGCCCGACCGCCGTCGCTCTCGCCCAGAAGCACCGACCGGACCTGATCGTCCTGGACGTGATGCTGCCCGGCTTCGACGGCGTCGAGGCGTGCCGACGCATCCGAGGGTTCACCGACGCGTACATCATCATGCTCACTGCTCGCGACGAGGAGATCGACAAGATCGTCGGGCTGTCCGTCGGGGCGGACGACTACCTGGTCAAGCCGTTCTCCCCCCGCGAGCTCATCGCGCGGGTAAGGGCGATGCTGCGCCGACCCCGCGCCGTCCCCGTCAACCCGGCGGTGACCGTGCTGGGCGACCTGACGATCGACGCGGAGGCCCGCAAGGTCACCGTCGCCGGGACCCCGATCGACCTGACCCGAACCGAGTTCGACCTGCTCGCCGCGATGGCAGACCGGCCGCGCGCTGCGTTCTCCCGCCGCCAGCTCATCACCGAGGTGTGGGGTGCGGACTGGTACGGCGACGAGCACCTCGTCGACGTCCACATCGGGCACCTGCGCCGCAAGCTCGGCGACGACGCCACCGAGCCCCGCTACGTGCGCACCGTCCGCGGCGTCGGCTACGGCCTGGGCGACGGATGACCCGGCGGCTGCCGCGCCTGGCGACGCGGCTCATGACGGCACAGGCACTGGTCATCGCCGTGGGTGCGCTCACCCTGCTCGCAGCGACCGCGCTCATCGCACCGGGCCTGTTCCACGACCACCTCGCCATGACCGGGGAGGACTCCCCAGCCGTCGTCGATCACGCCGAGCAGGCGTTCGCCTCCGCGACCGCCGTGTCCATCACCCTGGCGACGCTCGCGTCGCTGCTGGCCGCGGGACTGGTGTCGTGGGTGATCGTGCGCCGGGTGTCCCGCCCCGTCGAGGACCTCGCAACCGCGGCCGCCGCGGTCGCCGCAGGCACGTACGCGATCGACGTGCCTGACGCGTCGTTCGCGACCGAGCTCGACGACCTCTCCACCGCGTTCTCGCACATGGCTTCCCGCCTGTCCGACACCGAGATCAGCCGCAGCCGCCTGCTTGCCGACCTCGCGCACGAGGTCCGCACCCCATTGGCAACC belongs to Actinomycetota bacterium and includes:
- a CDS encoding multicopper oxidase family protein; this translates as MPTLTRRALLLGAAGAGAVATLAACSGAGAPAPNASALAGLVAKAESARPTTGQTRRLRLTAQPVQVDLAGRVVTTWAYGDTVPGPMLRATAGDRVQVEVSNGLPEETSVHWHGLALRNDMDGVPGLTTPAIAAGAMFEYDFVVPDAGTHWFHPHHGMQLDRGLYAPFIIDAPDEPGRYDLEWVVTLDDWTDGVGKTPEQLLADLVEAGRDGNGMGHMGMGMGGMSGMDGGDVDYPLYLVNGHAPQDPDVLTGTPGQRVRLRIINAASDTIFDVALDGHTMSVTHTDGYPVNPVPASVIRLGMGERYDATLTLADGVFPLVAQPVGKTGLARALVRAGSGTVPAVTYRPRELDSYPLTVGALTAAPGAALPAADSAGSQDVVLGGSMAPYVWTINGRTYDETNPLSVTGGQTSRLRIMNHSMMPHPIHLHGHTFQLGDAGGTGARKDTVLVPSMGAVEVSVFADNPGRWMLHCHNGFHMEAGMMTRLEYTT
- a CDS encoding SHOCT domain-containing protein, which translates into the protein MNWSTGWNGGGWAAMSLMTLFWAALIGLAIWAAVRLMAPRGSGTHPVATPRATLDARLASGAIDAEEYARLRRLLEGSAPGTVVGDTPTRS
- a CDS encoding response regulator transcription factor codes for the protein MGEQLTVLVVDDEVALATVVAGYLEHEGFTALQAHDGPTAVALAQKHRPDLIVLDVMLPGFDGVEACRRIRGFTDAYIIMLTARDEEIDKIVGLSVGADDYLVKPFSPRELIARVRAMLRRPRAVPVNPAVTVLGDLTIDAEARKVTVAGTPIDLTRTEFDLLAAMADRPRAAFSRRQLITEVWGADWYGDEHLVDVHIGHLRRKLGDDATEPRYVRTVRGVGYGLGDG